Proteins encoded together in one Hevea brasiliensis isolate MT/VB/25A 57/8 chromosome 16, ASM3005281v1, whole genome shotgun sequence window:
- the LOC110641217 gene encoding (S)-N-methylcoclaurine 3'-hydroxylase isozyme 1 — protein MATEGSNLFFPVILLLPLLCLILKHLKPSTPPIPPGPFSWPILGNILQLGNRPHVVLTQFAQIYGPLFSLRLGTQLVVVGSSQAAAMEILKTHDRILSGRYVPHMAPTKSPELNKLSLGWIAECNDRWKYLRTICKTKLFSSKALESQACKREEKVMDMVGFIKKMERKKVKIRDVAMATVFNTLSRILVSRDLMSLDQENADGEMNSLLERILELASTPNISDFYPILAIFDLQGLQKKIMGLHERYFSICEAIVEERRQGKRGDASRKRDFLDTLIDNGSRNDQINVLLVELLSAGTDTSSTTIEWTMAELIKNPKCMKKVLEEIAMKVTQDIVLKESHIPQLTYLQACVKETLRLHPTGPFLLPHRAIDTCQVMNHTIPKNTQVLVNIWAIGRDPKYWEDPLVFKPERFINSNLDFKGNDFEFIPFGSGRRICPGLPMAIKQVPLIVASLIHFFDWSLPDGKDTTDLDMTEKYGLTLRMQQPLLLIPKVKRV, from the exons ATGGCTACCGAAGGAAGCAACCTTTTCTTTCCCGTAATCCTTCTTCTGCCTCTTTTATGTCTAATCCTCAAGCACTTGAAACCATCAACTCCACCAATACCTCCGGGTCCATTCTCATGGCCAATCTTAGGCAACATTCTCCAATTGGGAAACAGGCCCCATGTAGTTCTAACCCAATTTGCTCAGATATATGGGCCACTCTTCTCACTAAGACTTGGGACCCAACTTGTAGTTGTAGGATCCTCACAGGCAGCTGCCATGGAAATTCTCAAGACCCATGATAGAATTTTATCAGGAAGATATGTTCCTCACATGGCACCAACTAAGAGTCCGGAACTTAACAAGCTATCACTTGGATGGATCGCCGAATGCAATGATAGGTGGAAGTATTTACGTACCATATGCAAAACTAAGCTTTTCTCATCCAAAGCATTAGAGTCACAAGCTTGTAAAAGAGAAGAAAAGGTCATGGATATGGTTGGTTTTATCAAGAAAATGGAAAGGAAGAAGGTGAAAATTAGAGATGTGGCCATGGCCACTGTTTTTAACACGTTGAGTAGAATATTGGTATCAAGAGATCTTATGAGCTTGGATCAAGAAAATGCAGATGGAGAAATGAATTCACTTCTAGAAAGAATACTAGAGTTGGCTTCTACTCCAAATATATCCGATTTCTATCCAATATTGGCTATATTTGATTTGCAAGGTTTGCAAAAGAAAATTATGGGATTGCATGAGAGGTATTTTAGCATTTGTGAAGCCATAGTCGAAGAAAGAAGGCAAGGCAAACGAGGAGATGCTTCAAGAAAAAGAGACTTTCTTGACACTCTCATCGACAATGGTTCCAGAAATGATCAAATCAATGTGCTGCTTGTg GAGCTCTTATCTGCTGGCACTGACACTAGTAGCACAACGATTGAGTGGACAATGGCAGAACTGATAAAGAAcccaaaatgcatgaagaaggtgCTAGAGGAAATCGCAATGAAAGTAACCCAAGATATAGTATTAAAAGAATCCCATATACCACAGCTAACATATCTTCAAGCTTGTGTTAAAGAAACCCTGAGATTGCACCCTACAGGGCCATTTCTTCTTCCTCACCGTGCCATTGATACATGCCAAGTGATGAATCATACTATTCCAAAGAACACACAAGTGCTAGTAAATATTTGGGCAATCGGACGAGACCCCAAGTATTGGGAAGATCCTTTAGTTTTTAAGCCAGAGAGATTTATTAACTCGAACTTGGATTTTAAAGGTAATGACTTTGAGTTTATACCGTTTGGCTCAGGAAGGAGGATCTGCCCCGGTCTACCCATGGCTATAAAGCAGGTTCCATTGATAGTTGCTTCCTTGATCCATTTCTTTGATTGGTCTCTCCCGGATGGAAAGGATACCACTGACTTAGACATGACTGAGAAATATGGTTTAACATTGAGGATGCAACAACCCCTACTTCTCATTCCTAAAGTTAAAAGAGTTTAG
- the LOC110641202 gene encoding uncharacterized protein LOC110641202, whose product MNCENYDPSFPDQPIVDLYLPVWASLPAFLSKPAFIWAEDGNGGVTKGSVLTYAQLDESVQLISANLIKLLLRGDAVIILCPPGLELVEVIFGCQRAGLLSVPIFPPHSAFTNENYHHLIRVLSQTKPKVAIANQDYIANVQRYISSSSSNQKLSELLQKLSWISTCDLKDKKASSSMGSSSYNGCGPNEVYLIQYTSGATGIPKPVLVTAGSAAHNVRVARKAYDLHPNSVIVSWLPQYHDCGLQFLLLTVISGATCVLTSPGAFVTRPRLWLELISEFEATCTPVPSFTLPLVVKRGGVQKGTRPINLWSLKNLIIINEPIYKASVEEFIYVFKHFGFDPSCISPSYGLAENCTFVSTAWRSNSNFDSLPSHNKLLPSARLTSQHEQDEEDMDIIVVNEDTHEPVADGFEGEIWVSSPSNCSGYLGYPSLTREIFQARLRNTVSRCFVRTGDRGIVEGEARFLYVTGRCSDVIRLPNGKDKHPHYIETTAYNGYKEFLRGGCLAAFEISNTVALVAETQRSEKDVNVLRQICEGIRKAVLEEERVEIGMVVLVKSGSVPKTTSGKIQRWATKQKLVAGKMDIVMEVLFQNNDNNNVSFFSSSEPLVKANKSIDEEGRRSAITRPSLHSLL is encoded by the coding sequence ATGAACTGCGAGAATTATGATCCTTCTTTCCCTGACCAGCCAATAGTCGACCTCTATCTCCCAGTTTGGGCTAGCCTACCGGCCTTCTTGTCTAAGCCAGCCTTCATCTGGGCTGAAGATGGAAATGGTGGTGTAACCAAGGGTTCAGTTCTTACTTATGCCCAACTCGATGAATCAGTTCAGTTAATTTCCGCCAACTTAATTAAGCTATTGCTAAGAGGTGATGCTGTTATCATTTTATGCCCACCTGGTCTTGAACTCGTTGAGGTCATCTTTGGGTGTCAAAGAGCTGGCCTTTTGAGCGTACCTATCTTTCCACCTCACTCTGCTTTCACCAATGAAAACTATCACCACCTTATTAGAGTCCTCTCCCAAACAAAGCCCAAAGTTGCCATAGCTAACCAGGATTATATTGCAAATGTTCAACGATACATCTCCTCATCCTCCAGTAATCAGAAGCTTAGTGAGTTGCTGCAAAAGCTTAGTTGGATTTCTACTTGTGATCTCAAAGATAAGAAGGCAAGTTCAAGTATGGGGTCTTCTTCGTATAATGGTTGTGGCCCAAATGAAGTCTACCTGATTCAATACACTTCAGGTGCTACTGGGATTCCAAAACCAGTACTGGTGACCGCCGGATCAGCAGCTCACAACGTAAGAGTAGCGAGGAAAGCTTACGACCTCCATCCAAACAGTGTTATAGTCTCTTGGTTGCCTCAGTACCATGATTGTGGCCTTCAGTTTTTATTGCTTACCGTTATATCTGGGGCTACATGTGTGCTAACTTCACCTGGAGCATTTGTTACCAGGCCTAGGCTATGGCTGGAGCTGATCTCAGAGTTCGAAGCTACCTGCACTCCAGTTCCATCCTTCACATTGCCACTTGTTGTCAAGCGCGGAGGGGTTCAAAAGGGAACTCGACCCATAAATCTATGGAGTTTGAAAAACTTAATCATCATTAATGAACCGATTTACAAGGCATCAGTTGAAGAGTTTATTTATGTGTTTAAGCATTTTGGGTTTGACCCATCATGCATTTCTCCATCTTACGGTTTGGCAGAGAACTGCACCTTTGTTTCAACAGCCTGGAGAAGCAATAGCAACTTTGATAGTCTTCCATCTCACAACAAGCTCTTACCGAGTGCGAGACTCACTTCTCAACATGAACAAGATGAAGAGGACATGGACATTATAGTCGTAAACGAAGACACGCATGAACCAGTTGCGGATGGCTTCGAAGGTGAGATTTGGGTCTCATCGCCAAGCAATTGTTCTGGTTACCTTGGATACCCATCTTTAACTCGCGAGATATTCCAAGCGAGACTCAGGAATACGGTGAGCAGATGTTTTGTCCGCACGGGCGACAGAGGAATCGTCGAAGGAGAAGCAAGGTTTCTATACGTGACAGGTCGATGTTCAGATGTTATCAGGCTCCCAAATGGCAAAGATAAACACCCTCACTACATAGAAACAACAGCTTATAATGGTTATAAAGAATTTCTAAGAGGAGGTTGCCTCGCTGCATTCGAGATATCAAACACAGTAGCTCTCGTTGCAGAGACACAAAGAAGTGAAAAAGACGTTAACGTTTTGAGGCAAATATGTGAAGGAATAAGGAAAGCTGTTTTGGAGGAAGAGAGAGTTGAAATTGGGATGGTTGTTCTCGTAAAGAGTGGAAGCGTTCCAAAGACAACTTCAGGGAAAATTCAAAGATGGGCAACTAAACAAAAGCTTGTCGCAGGCAAAATGGATATAGTTATGGAGGTGCTATTtcaaaataatgataataataatgttAGCTTTTTCTCTTCGTCTGAGCCATTAGTCAAAGCAAATAAGAGTATAGATGAAGAAGGAAGAAGATCCGCGATAACTCGTCCCTCTCTGCATTCTCTTTTGTGA
- the LOC110641193 gene encoding uncharacterized protein LOC110641193 produces the protein MDYETNRYPLRQGNEMPYPSFPVTVSFTRRIDVNLNSTSMLLNPMQPPIYFLELRFHFNYRELLRNLEGDLIEIQAYPTAPTSSFLFQIRSYDHLFDQPPYKSHLDGLFSFFNLDDPLHDFLAYRIASFLVFIANKQPFLGFHVVTDVGITHQDLIDEDPIDLTILMDEKHQEVVPRGASSSALNS, from the exons ATGGATTATGAAACCAACAGATATCCACTGCGGCAAGGAAACGAGATGCCATATCCGTCCTTTCCTG TGACTGTGAGTTTCACCAGAAGAATTGATGTCAACCTAAATTCTACAAGCATGTTGCTAAATCCCATGCAGCCACCGATTTACTTTCTCGAGCTTCGCTTCCATTTCAATTACAGAGAATTGCTCAGAAACCTTGAAGGCGACCTGATCGAGATTCAAGCCTACCCAACTGCTCCAACCTCCTCTTTCCTCTTCCAGATTCGTTCTTATGATCACCTATTTGATCAGCCACCCTACAAAAGCCATCTTGATGGCCTTTTCTCTTTCTTCAATCTTGATGACCCACTACACGATTTCTTGGCTTATCGCATTGCAAGCTTCCTCGTTTTCATAGCCAATAAGCAACCTTTCTTGGGGTTTCATGTGGTGACCGATGTGGGGATTACTCATCAAGACTTGATTGATGAAGATCCCATTGATCTGACGATATTAATGGACGAAAAGCACCAAGAAGTGGTTCCCAGAGGTGCATCGAGTTCCGCACTAAACAGTTGA
- the LOC110641220 gene encoding scarecrow-like protein 28, with protein sequence MLAGCSSSTLLSPRHRLRSESPAQFQACHFQLPSMSTQRLDLPCTFSRTESSRPQPIRPVGVGLSVDKSLESKTSSCSLKRNIRLPPLATSTQSEKDEFWEKGKSLKRLAEQGSLDDSCTNRAKRKRGSNDNGKSGDVHEGGDTLTLGQLGSGNFWFQSGFEVPRALNPPQAPFSLTCSGDEERVCFVPGEVISPPCPLSKNPWLGSVVTEITDLGEKEGESSQRPAKEASGSSPSSESHVLGLRLSEKVVEHEVGNGSRNPHPQEGTTAEAAEENHQEYQAFELVSFLTACVEAIGSKNMALINHCIAKLGDLASPKGTAFSRLSAYYTEALALRVTRLWPHVFHFTTPREFDRVDDDSGTALRLLNQVSPIPKFIHFTANEILLRAFEGKDRVHIIDFDIKQGLQWPSLLQSLASRTNPPSHVRITGIGESKQELNETGDRLAGFAEALNLHFEFHPVVDRLEDVRLWMLHVKEGECVVINCIFQMHKTLYDGNGGALRDFLGLIRSTNPSIILMAEQEAEHNAPNLEARVCNSLKYYSAIFDSINSSVPLDSPVRIKIEEMFAREIRNIVACEGSDRLERHESFEKWIKLMEQGGLRCMGVSEREVLQSQMLLKMYSCEDYRVKQRQDRAALTLSWLDQPLYTISAWAPLDVVGSSSSFSQPS encoded by the coding sequence ATGTTGGCTGGGTGTTCTAGTTCCACATTGCTGTCACCTAGGCATAGATTAAGGAGTGAGTCACCTGCACAGTTTCAAGCTTGCCATTTCCAGTTACCTTCAATGAGCACACAGAGATTGGACTTGCCATGTACTTTCTCTCGTACAGAATCGTCGCGGCCACAGCCCATTAGGCCTGTCGGTGTTGGTCTATCTGTTGATAAATCACTTGAGTCCAAGACCAGCAGTTGCTCTCTCAAGCGGAATATCAGGCTCCCACCATTAGCAACAAGCACTCAATCAGAGAAAGATGAATTTTGGGAGAAGGGTAAGAGCTTGAAGAGGCTTGCAGAGCAGGGTTCACTTGATGACTCTTGTACTAACAGGGCTAAGAGAAAAAGGGGTAGCAATGATAATGGAAAATCCGGTGATGTTCATGAAGGTGGAGATACTTTGACTTTAGGCCAGTTGGGAAGCGGCAACTTTTGGTTTCAATCAGGTTTTGAAGTACCTAGAGCCCTAAACCCTCCACAAGCTCCTTTCTCTTTGACATGCTCAGGAGATGAGGAAAGGGTCTGTTTTGTGCCTGGCGAGGTGATTTCGCCACCTTGTCCATTGTCCAAAAATCCATGGTTGGGCTCTGTTGTAACTGAGATCACTGACCTAGGCGAGAAAGAGGGAGAGAGTAGCCAAAGGCCGGCAAAAGAAGCCTCGGGCTCAAGTCCATCATCAGAGAGTCATGTTTTGGGCCTTAGGCTAAGCGAGAAAGTTGTGGAGCATGAAGTAGGTAATGGCTCTAGGAATCCTCATCCACAAGAAGGCACCACGGCGGAAGCCGCAGAGGAGAATCACCAGGAGTATCAAGCATTTGAGCTGGTTAGCTTCCTTACAGCATGTGTTGAAGCAATTGGGTCCAAAAATATGGCATTGATCAACCATTGTATAGCTAAATTGGGGGATCTTGCTTCTCCAAAAGGAACAGCTTTTAGCCGCCTTAGTGCTTACTATACTGAGGCTTTAGCTCTTAGAGTTACAAGGCTTTGGCCTCATGTATTTCACTTCACCACTCCCCGAGAGTTTGATCGAGTTGATGATGATTCTGGAACAGCATTGAGGCTTTTGAATCAGGTGAGCCCAATTCCCAAGTTTATTCATTTCACAGCAAATGAGATATTGCTGAGAGCTTTTGAGGGGAAAGACAGAGTTCACATTATAGACTTCGACATAAAGCAAGGGCTTCAATGGCCTAGTTTGCTTCAAAGCCTGGCGTCTAGGACTAATCCTCCTAGCCATGTTAGAATCACAGGCATAGGCGAGTCCAAGCAAGAACTGAATGAGACGGGTGATAGGCTTGCTGGATTTGCCGAAGCATTAAACCTGCATTTTGAGTTCCATCCAGTTGTGGATAGGTTAGAAGACGTGAGGCTGTGGATGCTCCATGTGAAGGAGGGGGAGTGTGTTGTTATAAATTGTATTTTCCAAATGCACAAGACACTTTATGATGGAAATGGAGGAGCATTAAGGGATTTCTTGGGACTTATTAGAAGCACAAACCCCTCAATAATCCTTATGGCAGAGCAAGAAGCAGAACACAACGCCCCTAATTTGGAAGCAAGAGTGTGCAATTCTTTGAAGTACTACTCTGCAATATTTGACTCTATTAATTCTAGCGTTCCATTAGACAGCCCAGTTAGGATCAAAATAGAGGAGATGTTTGCTCGGGAAATTAGGAATATAGTTGCTTGTGAAGGAAGTGATAGGCTTGAAAGGCATGAGAGTTTTGAGAAGTGGATAAAGTTGATGGAGCAAGGCGGACTCCGGTGCATGGGAGTTAGTGAGAGGGAAGTGCTGCAAAGCCAAATGTTGTTGAAGATGTACTCTTGTGAGGATTATAGGGTTAAACAAAGACAGGATAGAGCAGCACTTACTCTAAGTTGGTTGGATCAGCCTCTCTATACAATCTCTGCGTGGGCGCCTCTAGATGTTGTGGGAAGCTCATCCTCTTTTTCTCAGCCAAGTTGA
- the LOC110641212 gene encoding plant UBX domain-containing protein 8 isoform X1, translating to MARPNQEAIDTFMSITGATEAVAAQKLEEYNGDLNAAVNAHFSEGDRSTAHETPVVAPQDDLMDIDDPVEVPPGRNPVSLISEASTMNPFSLLDPNFNTSLFDGGSDFMNRAPFVSHLRERREIPIEVKDVSDASSHSGHAPIIEDLTGTGHAPGPDIRGTVIVDDEDDNNIPADQTGRAAQLTERRRDISSGSSLENHSRPSAPELNKLPDYNNDIEEEMIQAAIEASKQEAKAAEQEKALREQRGKIGASEMGASKPDEVELGTVVTSNGRSRTGRLSIREESEDVDEQPLVTHRSRRTSSGSIESAREVGVIEASPPSSPGQNNISNHSQHNGNAFHSDEWGGISSEEHDEAVMLEAAMFGGIPEGTGYRYGYEPHQFMQSEGPYSRPMPRPPSPSLQAQRLIREQQDDEYLASLAADREKEMKAMEEAEARRLQEDAARKAALEEEKQKEEESRRKLEEEQEFERQLAAKEASLPQEPASNDENAVTLLVRMPDGMRRGRRFLKSDNLRSLFDFIDIGRVVKPGTYRLVRPYPRRAFSDGESALTLNELGLTSKQEALFLELI from the exons ATGGCTAGGCCTAATCAAGAAGCAATTGACACATTTATGAGCATCACAGGCGCCACAGAAGCTGTCGCCGCTCAAAAGCTTGAG GAGTATAATGGTGATCTCAATGCAGCTGTCAATGCACATTTCAGTGAAGGAGATAGAAGCAC TGCGCATGAAACCCCTGTTGTTGCTCCTCAAGATGATCTCATGGATATTGATGATCCAGTTGAAGTTCCACCTGGGAGAAATCCTGTGTCACTTATATCTGAGGCTAGTACAATGAACCCATTTTCACTTCTTGATCCAAACTTTAATACAAGTCTATTTGATGGTGGTTCTGACTTTATGAACCGTGCACCATTTGTTTCACACctaagagagaggagagagatacCTATAGAGGTCAAGGACGTTAGTGATGCATCTAGCCATTCTGGTCATGCCCCTATCATTGAGGATTTAACTGGAACTGGACATGCACCAGGCCCAGATATTCGTGGGACTGTCATAGTTGATGATGAAGATGATAATAATATTCCAGCTGATCAAACCGGAAGGGCTGCACAACTTACAGAGCGAAGACGTGATATTTCTAGTGGTAGTAGTCTTGAGAATCATAGTCGACCGAGTGCCCCTGAACTCAATAAGTTGCCTGACTACAACAATGACATTGAAGAAGAAATGATTCAGGCTGCTATAGAGGCTTCAAAACAGGAGGCTAAG GCTGCCGAGCAAGAGAAAGCATTGCGAGAGCAGAGGGGAAAAATTGGAGCATCCGAAATGGGAGCTTCAAAGCCAGATGAGGTAGAGTTGGGGACAGTAGTGACCTCAAATGGAag GTCGAGGACAGGAAGGTTATCTATTCGTGAGGAATCTGAAGATGTGGATGAGCAGCCTCTTGTTACGCATAGATCAAGACGTACATCTTCTGGCTCTATTGAATCTGCAAGAGAAGTTGGAGTTATTGAGGCTAGTCCACCATCTAGTCCTGGACAGAATAATATAAGCAATCATTCCCAGCACAATGGAAATGCCTTCCATTCTGATGAG TGGGGAGGCATCTCTTCTGAGGAGCATGATGAAGCCGTAATGCTTGAGGCTGCAATGTTTGGTGGAATTCCTGAAGGGACTGGATATCGCTATGGATATGAACCTCATCAGTTCATGCAGAGTGAAGGCCCTTATTCACGGCCAATGCCTCGTCCTCCATCACCATCCTTGCAAGCTCAGCGGTTGATCCGTGAACAGCAG GATGATGAGTATCTTGCATCACTGGCGGCTGACAGAGAAAAGGAGATGAAGGCCATGGAGGAAGCTGAAGCTCGTCGTTTGCAAGAAGACGCTGCTAGAAAAGCTGCTCTTGAAGAAGAAAAGCAAAAAGAGGAAGAATCTCGCAGGAAATTGGAGGAAGAGCag GAATTTGAAAGACAGTTGGCAGCAAAAGAAGCTTCTCTGCCTCAGGAACCAGCATCCAATGATGAGAATGCTGTGACACTTTTGGTGCGGATGCCTGATGGTATGCGGCGTGGTCGCCGATTTCTCAAATCTGATAACTTACGG TCTCTTTTTGACTTCATAGATATTGGCAGAGTGGTCAAGCCTGGCACTTACAGACTG GTAAGACCATACCCAAGGCGTGCTTTCAGTGATGGAGAAAGTGCACTGACACTGAATGAACTTGGCCTGACCAGCAAACAAGAGGCCTTGTTTCTGGAGTTGATCTAG
- the LOC110641212 gene encoding plant UBX domain-containing protein 8 isoform X2 — MDIDDPVEVPPGRNPVSLISEASTMNPFSLLDPNFNTSLFDGGSDFMNRAPFVSHLRERREIPIEVKDVSDASSHSGHAPIIEDLTGTGHAPGPDIRGTVIVDDEDDNNIPADQTGRAAQLTERRRDISSGSSLENHSRPSAPELNKLPDYNNDIEEEMIQAAIEASKQEAKAAEQEKALREQRGKIGASEMGASKPDEVELGTVVTSNGRSRTGRLSIREESEDVDEQPLVTHRSRRTSSGSIESAREVGVIEASPPSSPGQNNISNHSQHNGNAFHSDEWGGISSEEHDEAVMLEAAMFGGIPEGTGYRYGYEPHQFMQSEGPYSRPMPRPPSPSLQAQRLIREQQDDEYLASLAADREKEMKAMEEAEARRLQEDAARKAALEEEKQKEEESRRKLEEEQEFERQLAAKEASLPQEPASNDENAVTLLVRMPDGMRRGRRFLKSDNLRSLFDFIDIGRVVKPGTYRLVRPYPRRAFSDGESALTLNELGLTSKQEALFLELI; from the exons ATGGATATTGATGATCCAGTTGAAGTTCCACCTGGGAGAAATCCTGTGTCACTTATATCTGAGGCTAGTACAATGAACCCATTTTCACTTCTTGATCCAAACTTTAATACAAGTCTATTTGATGGTGGTTCTGACTTTATGAACCGTGCACCATTTGTTTCACACctaagagagaggagagagatacCTATAGAGGTCAAGGACGTTAGTGATGCATCTAGCCATTCTGGTCATGCCCCTATCATTGAGGATTTAACTGGAACTGGACATGCACCAGGCCCAGATATTCGTGGGACTGTCATAGTTGATGATGAAGATGATAATAATATTCCAGCTGATCAAACCGGAAGGGCTGCACAACTTACAGAGCGAAGACGTGATATTTCTAGTGGTAGTAGTCTTGAGAATCATAGTCGACCGAGTGCCCCTGAACTCAATAAGTTGCCTGACTACAACAATGACATTGAAGAAGAAATGATTCAGGCTGCTATAGAGGCTTCAAAACAGGAGGCTAAG GCTGCCGAGCAAGAGAAAGCATTGCGAGAGCAGAGGGGAAAAATTGGAGCATCCGAAATGGGAGCTTCAAAGCCAGATGAGGTAGAGTTGGGGACAGTAGTGACCTCAAATGGAag GTCGAGGACAGGAAGGTTATCTATTCGTGAGGAATCTGAAGATGTGGATGAGCAGCCTCTTGTTACGCATAGATCAAGACGTACATCTTCTGGCTCTATTGAATCTGCAAGAGAAGTTGGAGTTATTGAGGCTAGTCCACCATCTAGTCCTGGACAGAATAATATAAGCAATCATTCCCAGCACAATGGAAATGCCTTCCATTCTGATGAG TGGGGAGGCATCTCTTCTGAGGAGCATGATGAAGCCGTAATGCTTGAGGCTGCAATGTTTGGTGGAATTCCTGAAGGGACTGGATATCGCTATGGATATGAACCTCATCAGTTCATGCAGAGTGAAGGCCCTTATTCACGGCCAATGCCTCGTCCTCCATCACCATCCTTGCAAGCTCAGCGGTTGATCCGTGAACAGCAG GATGATGAGTATCTTGCATCACTGGCGGCTGACAGAGAAAAGGAGATGAAGGCCATGGAGGAAGCTGAAGCTCGTCGTTTGCAAGAAGACGCTGCTAGAAAAGCTGCTCTTGAAGAAGAAAAGCAAAAAGAGGAAGAATCTCGCAGGAAATTGGAGGAAGAGCag GAATTTGAAAGACAGTTGGCAGCAAAAGAAGCTTCTCTGCCTCAGGAACCAGCATCCAATGATGAGAATGCTGTGACACTTTTGGTGCGGATGCCTGATGGTATGCGGCGTGGTCGCCGATTTCTCAAATCTGATAACTTACGG TCTCTTTTTGACTTCATAGATATTGGCAGAGTGGTCAAGCCTGGCACTTACAGACTG GTAAGACCATACCCAAGGCGTGCTTTCAGTGATGGAGAAAGTGCACTGACACTGAATGAACTTGGCCTGACCAGCAAACAAGAGGCCTTGTTTCTGGAGTTGATCTAG